In a genomic window of Thermodesulfobacteriota bacterium:
- a CDS encoding MFS transporter encodes MSDGRSGAAPGGGGLFAWRKDIDKDQWRAFIAAFMGWTLDAMDLLLFAFAVASVGKVFNLSEAEVGALFSVTLFASAFGGALFGIISDYVGRVRALTYTIILYSIFTGISAFSPNVAFLLVCRAILGLGMGGEWASGEVLVAEKWPREHRGKVIGMVQSGWGLGYILAAILATLIIPTFKEGVSYTVPVLNVTLDGLDLGWRILFFIGVAPAFLVFYIRRHLDEPDVWKENKVHRDEGRHTEQGHGFTLGQIFAPDLIRYTITACLLTSLCMIAYWGLYFWLPQFLASDKGIGLDTKGFLWIIPINIGAFIGCNTFGFFSDKFGRRPVFVGYLLVMAVLVWFFGHARSIEAVIVLGPLIGFFGTGFYSGFGAIFSEIFPTRARGTAQGFCYNVGRGVSAVAPPLIGYLVGAYGFATGLTAVSVFAVAAALVVLTLPETKGKALD; translated from the coding sequence ATGAGCGACGGCCGGTCCGGAGCCGCCCCCGGGGGCGGCGGGTTATTTGCGTGGCGTAAGGATATCGACAAAGACCAGTGGCGCGCTTTTATCGCCGCGTTCATGGGCTGGACGCTCGACGCGATGGATCTACTCCTCTTCGCCTTCGCCGTAGCGTCCGTCGGCAAAGTATTCAACCTGTCGGAAGCCGAGGTCGGCGCCCTTTTCTCCGTAACCCTCTTCGCGTCCGCTTTCGGCGGCGCTCTCTTCGGCATAATATCCGACTACGTCGGCAGGGTAAGGGCCCTCACGTACACGATAATACTGTATTCAATCTTCACAGGCATAAGCGCCTTCTCCCCGAACGTCGCGTTCCTCCTCGTATGCCGCGCCATACTCGGCCTCGGCATGGGCGGCGAATGGGCCTCGGGGGAAGTCCTCGTCGCCGAAAAGTGGCCCAGGGAGCACAGGGGCAAGGTCATCGGCATGGTTCAGAGCGGCTGGGGCCTGGGCTACATCCTGGCCGCTATACTCGCAACGCTCATAATCCCGACATTCAAGGAAGGGGTTTCGTACACGGTCCCCGTTCTGAACGTCACCCTCGACGGTCTCGACCTCGGCTGGAGGATCCTCTTCTTCATAGGCGTCGCGCCCGCTTTCCTCGTCTTTTACATACGACGGCATCTCGACGAGCCCGATGTCTGGAAGGAGAACAAGGTCCACAGGGACGAAGGCAGGCACACAGAGCAGGGGCACGGGTTTACGCTCGGGCAGATATTCGCGCCCGACCTCATACGCTACACGATTACGGCGTGTCTACTAACGAGCCTCTGCATGATTGCATACTGGGGCCTTTATTTCTGGCTCCCCCAGTTCCTGGCCAGCGACAAGGGCATAGGCCTCGATACGAAGGGCTTTCTGTGGATTATCCCGATCAATATCGGCGCGTTCATAGGCTGTAACACTTTCGGATTTTTCAGCGACAAGTTCGGAAGAAGGCCGGTTTTTGTCGGCTACCTTCTCGTAATGGCGGTCCTCGTCTGGTTCTTCGGCCACGCCCGGAGCATAGAGGCCGTTATCGTGCTCGGCCCGCTGATCGGCTTTTTCGGCACGGGCTTTTACTCCGGCTTCGGCGCCATATTCTCCGAGATATTCCCCACGCGCGCCCGCGGCACGGCCCAGGGCTTTTGCTACAACGTCGGGAGGGGCGTATCCGCAGTAGCCCCCCCGCTTATAGGCTACCTCGTCGGGGCCTACGGCTTTGCGACCGGCCTCACGGCCGTGTCCGTTTTCGCCGTGGCCGCGGCCCTGGTCGTCCTCACCCTTCCCGAAACGAAGGGCAAGGCCCTCGACTGA